Proteins encoded within one genomic window of Haloferax volcanii DS2:
- a CDS encoding outer membrane protein assembly factor BamB family protein: protein MFYAFDSTTGSERWRYDAGAILNHDSVVADGVVYFSDADGVIHAVSAADGAAIWSLDTGFGITSLAMSDGGIFFGGSNSRISRLNAATGVVEWSHPVPYSPRHIVLVDGIVYVGGWPYLATYDAADGTERWRVYVGTITNSPAISDRLIYLGSTNNQLLALDRATGEEQWAFSVGDHPIQGIVSSPAVVQNRVYFGGYDGYVYELHARTGKLMWSFDTGTEITGSPAVVNRRLYIGSRLGGMYAFG from the coding sequence ATCTTCTATGCATTCGATAGCACCACTGGCAGTGAACGCTGGCGCTACGATGCTGGTGCGATACTTAATCATGATTCAGTTGTTGCTGATGGGGTGGTGTATTTCAGTGACGCGGATGGAGTTATTCACGCGGTTTCAGCAGCCGATGGGGCTGCTATCTGGAGTCTCGACACCGGCTTTGGAATCACATCACTTGCGATGAGTGATGGGGGTATTTTCTTCGGGGGATCTAATTCACGGATCTCTCGGCTCAACGCAGCAACTGGCGTGGTCGAGTGGTCTCATCCTGTTCCATACTCTCCACGACACATTGTCCTCGTCGATGGGATTGTGTATGTTGGTGGCTGGCCGTATCTCGCGACCTACGACGCAGCAGATGGAACAGAACGTTGGCGTGTCTATGTCGGGACAATTACCAACTCACCAGCGATCTCTGATCGGCTCATCTATCTCGGGTCTACCAACAACCAACTACTTGCACTTGATCGAGCGACTGGTGAAGAACAATGGGCCTTCAGCGTTGGTGACCACCCGATTCAAGGAATTGTCTCGTCGCCTGCTGTTGTCCAAAATCGTGTGTATTTCGGCGGCTACGACGGGTACGTATACGAACTCCATGCACGGACAGGCAAGCTGATGTGGTCATTCGACACCGGTACTGAGATCACAGGGTCGCCAGCTGTCGTTAACCGGCGTCTGTATATTGGGAGCCGCTTAGGGGGAATGTACGCATTCGGTTGA
- a CDS encoding ISH3 family transposase: protein MSKTQQADDEIHEDQLLNFLVNSLDEEVALSLAENAELDAEDIYEVLVGACADGTSVSTLCERSEDAPHENSVLYHLRTKFDLETLEQVGNMLLQKDVLDVLPQQVEVCADLHLRPYYGDEDDTDGLYHSQAKRGTTAFHAYATLYARVKNKRYTLAVRRLEDGDTASSVLAEFLGILDGLDLGVKAVYLDREFYDSKCLTLLQAHNHAYVMPIVRWGQSIKQELSEGWSRVIQHSLTARLDGHSWTVEFPVYIDCTYQNGRYDEHGVARHGYAADAPFIDSPRDARYHYAKRFGIEASYRLSEQSIATTSTQNPVVRLLYVVVSLLLQNVWRYLHWEYVATPRRGGRRLWQWPFKEFINMIRRAAWTALATRRAVPANRPPDDRFHR, encoded by the coding sequence GTGTCTAAAACCCAGCAAGCAGACGATGAAATCCACGAGGACCAGCTCCTTAACTTCCTCGTCAACTCTCTTGACGAGGAAGTTGCTCTCTCACTCGCTGAAAACGCTGAACTCGATGCTGAAGACATCTACGAGGTCCTCGTCGGCGCCTGCGCCGACGGGACCTCGGTCTCAACGCTCTGTGAGAGAAGCGAAGATGCACCCCACGAAAACTCCGTTCTCTACCATCTCCGCACTAAATTCGATCTAGAAACGCTCGAACAGGTTGGCAACATGCTCCTCCAGAAAGACGTTCTCGACGTCCTTCCCCAGCAGGTGGAGGTCTGCGCAGACCTCCACCTGCGGCCCTACTATGGTGACGAAGACGACACGGACGGCCTGTATCACTCACAAGCGAAGCGTGGAACCACCGCGTTCCACGCCTACGCGACGCTGTACGCACGCGTGAAGAACAAACGCTACACGCTGGCGGTGCGCCGTCTCGAAGACGGCGACACCGCCAGCAGTGTCCTCGCAGAGTTCCTCGGTATTCTCGACGGCCTTGACCTCGGTGTCAAGGCCGTCTATCTTGACCGCGAATTCTACGACAGCAAGTGTTTGACGCTGCTTCAGGCGCACAACCACGCCTACGTCATGCCGATCGTCCGCTGGGGACAATCAATCAAGCAAGAACTCTCGGAAGGCTGGAGTCGCGTGATTCAGCACAGTCTGACGGCGAGACTCGACGGTCACAGCTGGACCGTCGAGTTCCCCGTCTACATTGACTGTACCTACCAGAACGGACGGTACGACGAACATGGCGTGGCGCGTCACGGCTACGCCGCTGACGCGCCGTTCATCGACTCACCACGAGACGCTCGATACCACTACGCGAAACGCTTCGGTATCGAGGCGAGCTATCGACTCTCTGAACAAAGTATCGCGACGACCTCGACACAAAATCCGGTTGTACGGCTGCTGTACGTCGTGGTGAGCTTGCTGTTACAGAACGTGTGGCGGTATCTGCACTGGGAGTACGTGGCGACGCCCCGCCGAGGCGGGCGTCGCCTCTGGCAGTGGCCATTCAAGGAGTTCATCAACATGATCCGACGGGCAGCGTGGACGGCCCTCGCGACGCGTCGGGCCGTCCCCGCGAACCGGCCACCGGACGACCGGTTCCACCGGTAA